The stretch of DNA CGGCCAAGACCTCGTCGACGATGAGGATGTCGGGTACCACGACGGTGGCCACGGCGAACGCGACGCGCGCGATCATGCCCGACGAATAGTTCTTCATCGGCATGTCCAAGAACTGCTCGACCTCGGCGAACTCGACGATCTCGTCGAAGTGGGCGTCGATGTACTCTTTGCTGTAACCCAACAGTGCGCCGTTGAGGTAGATGTTTTCTCGCGCCGTCAGCTCAAGGTCGAAACCAGCACCAAGTTCGATAAGCGGAGCGATCGACCCGTTGATGACGCAGCGTCCCTCGGTCGGCTCCAGCACGCCGGCGATGATCTTCAGCAGCGTGGACTTCCCCGAGCCGTTCGTGCCCATGATGCCGTACACGTCTCCGCGCTTGATGTCGAACGATATGCCGTCGAGGGCGCGGAATTCCTTGAAGCGCAGCTCGTGGCGGGCAATCGCGATGGCGTATTCTTTCAGCGAATTGAGCTGCTGGCTGGCCATGTTGAAGACCATGGACACGTCTTCGATGGCGACCATCGTCTCAAGCTGGGCGTCGGCCTCTTCGTCGAGCGTCGACAGCAAAAACGTGGTGTTGACAACTTCGGGCATGGGTGCCTTTCCGGGGCGGGCAAAAGGATGCGGGCCCTATACGTACAGGATGAACTTCTTCTGGGTCTTGTGGAACACGAGCAGGCCGGCGCCGAGGGCGGCAAGCGCAAACCCCGCGCAGATGGCGTTTTCGGCAAGGCCAGGCGTCTGTCCCCACAGCACGATTTCGCGGAAGTAGGTCACATAATAATACATGGGGTTCCACTGCATGATGGCCATCATCCAGTCCTGCAGGATGGACGTGGGGTAGAACAGCGGCGTGGCGTAGGTCCAGGCCGTCACGACGACGCTCCACAGGTGGATGACGTCGCGGAAGAAGACCGCCGCAGCCGAAAGCAGAAGCCCGATGCCGAAGCTGAACGTGACCACATAGACGAGCAGCAGCGGCAAAAACAGCACGTTTGCCGTGGGGACGATGCGGAAAAACAGCAGCACGGCGGCGACCGCAATGAGCGAGAACAGGAAGTTCACGAGCTGGAACAGCACTTTTTCCAGCGGGAAGAGAATCTTGTGGATGCGGATCTTTTTGATGAGCGGCGCCGAGTCGATGATGGAGTTCATGGCGGTGGTGGTGGAATCGGCCATGAGCGCGAAGATGGTGTTGCCCAAAATCAAATACACGGGGAAGTTCTCGATCTCGAAGCGGAACATGAAGCTGAACACGGCCGTGAGCACGGCCATCATGAGCAAGGGGTTCAGCACCGACCACAGAATTCCCAGGGCGCTGCGGCGGTACTTCAGCTTGAAGTCCTTCGATACCAGCATCGTGACAATGAACAGGTCTTTTTTCAGGCCTGTCGCCTCATAGTCCGCCACCGACTCCCTCGCTTTCTCCGCGCGCTTGCGCCAAATGCATCAATCCTACCGAAAAGGGCCGCCGACCGCCGCCATTCCATAGAAAGGCCAGACGGGCGGCGGTTCGGCCGTCGTTTCGCCCGTTCAGCGGCGACGCGTTGAGGCCGGCCGCGCGGAGGCTCTCGTCCTGCCCGTTCTGCCGGCGCGGCGCGCTGTTTTGTTCCTTTCGGCGAAATGGGGGCGGGGCGTGCAACGCCGGTCTGCAGATTGCTATACTTAGCAGGTTGTAATGCAAACGAGAGGTGTGCGCGTCGCCCATGGAATGGTACCAGCCTGTCATAGTGTTTTGCGTGGCGTTCGTCGTCACGTACTGCATGGTGCCGGTTTCCAAGCGCATCGCGAAGGCTCTCGGCGCCATCGACTACCCGGGCAACCGCCGCGTCAACCGCCAGCCCATTCCGCGCTGCGGCGGCATTGCGCTGTACGCCGGCATGGCGGCCGCCTGCTTCATGGTGCTGGTAGGCGTGCGCTGTTTGGGGTGGACGTTCGAAGACTATTACGTGCTGGAAGGGATCGACTATCCGCTGCTGTTCGTCGGGGTCACGTTCGTGTTCACTGTCGGGCTCGTGGACGACGTCACCCAGCTTTCGGCTTTGGTGAAGCTTGCCGGGCAGATCATGGGCGCGGTCATCATCGTGGCGGCGGGCGTGTCCATCGGCGGGGTGCGCAGCATCATCGAGGGCAACTATGTCGCGCTCGGGTGGGTCGACTGGCCGCTCACCGTCGCCTACCTGGTCGTGTTCATCAACATCACGAACCTCATCGACGGCCTTGACGGGCTGGCGGCAGGCCTTATCGCCATCGTGTCGACGGCCTTTCTGTATCTGGTGTGGGTGCGCGGCAGCTATCTGCTCATGTTCGCCTGCATCGCGCTCATCGCCTGCTGCCTGGCTTTTCTGCGCTTCAACTTCTTCCCGGCGTCCATCTTCATGGGCGATTCCGGATCGCACCTTTTAGGGCTGCTCGTCGGCATCGTGTCGGTGGTGGGCGTCGTGCGCACGCAGGGCTTCGTCGTCATGCTCGTGCCGCTCGTCATCGCCGGCGTGCCGGCCATCGACACGGTTTCGGCGTTCATTCGGCGCCTGCGCGGCCATCAAAGCCCTGGCCGTGCCGATATGGGGCATGTGCACCACCGGCT from Xiamenia xianingshaonis encodes:
- a CDS encoding ABC transporter permease, whose translation is MADYEATGLKKDLFIVTMLVSKDFKLKYRRSALGILWSVLNPLLMMAVLTAVFSFMFRFEIENFPVYLILGNTIFALMADSTTTAMNSIIDSAPLIKKIRIHKILFPLEKVLFQLVNFLFSLIAVAAVLLFFRIVPTANVLFLPLLLVYVVTFSFGIGLLLSAAAVFFRDVIHLWSVVVTAWTYATPLFYPTSILQDWMMAIMQWNPMYYYVTYFREIVLWGQTPGLAENAICAGFALAALGAGLLVFHKTQKKFILYV
- a CDS encoding glycosyltransferase family 4 protein; the encoded protein is MEWYQPVIVFCVAFVVTYCMVPVSKRIAKALGAIDYPGNRRVNRQPIPRCGGIALYAGMAAACFMVLVGVRCLGWTFEDYYVLEGIDYPLLFVGVTFVFTVGLVDDVTQLSALVKLAGQIMGAVIIVAAGVSIGGVRSIIEGNYVALGWVDWPLTVAYLVVFINITNLIDGLDGLAAGLIAIVSTAFLYLVWVRGSYLLMFACIALIACCLAFLRFNFFPASIFMGDSGSHLLGLLVGIVSVVGVVRTQGFVVMLVPLVIAGVPAIDTVSAFIRRLRGHQSPGRADMGHVHHRLMRAGLSQKRAVAVLWLSSAALAFVGCMMVGLSGPTRWSLFGVLAVVIFFVIWRFGLFRPVLKHHYDNRDKRGPRLPRDQR